Proteins encoded within one genomic window of Triticum aestivum cultivar Chinese Spring chromosome 2D, IWGSC CS RefSeq v2.1, whole genome shotgun sequence:
- the LOC123050617 gene encoding uncharacterized protein, with product MVGGLIKVFNEWEIQLLVLLSFTLQLFLLFAGNLRRRRSNGFLRVLIWLAFLGADLVAVYALGLLSRRENNITTIIDKGSQPLAFFWAPFLLIHLGGQDTVTAFSMEDNNLWLRHLLNLVVQVVLAFYVFWRSIRSLDSLGFLTSGVLVFVAGIIKYGERTWCLKRGSLKGLESSTRVLTTWSFLHLDPAIQGYSKAVYDALRSVSYALHIFSARGYCMSNFYPPGDINQTVKIGRLQLGLVYDELYTKAVVLRTKSAMIFRYISQLSIVVAFGLFHAIVDKQRYAKVDIAITYSLFIGGFFIEVWSIILNSTTSPRTWLMLKRRKWERLAKLSWFIFSNDIIGLSEKKQRWPSSIGQYDLVGWMNGTRGTRFSQRVMTVVIRVFVGFFGGEKVNIFWMSKVLDTWYMDADEMTMACVAKEIIVLDYELRGMPTREWPNVGSMLAKRMQGFEQFFARTVVEMHVLTELLLNKYSRLLDSDMVASAEDYGSMVRVCRKLSNYMMYLLVAHPTMLPLTTSTAGLWINFQSPYKVSDLSKEMDKYDLQPTKETIEEMVHMWMRILLYAASKSRAELHVAQLANTGGELITFAWLVMAFFQIGDTQRRRISIMKTPNGETNAESKAYAFDVIASTSEHGSSRPSSSPDERAVVIE from the exons ATGGTGGGGGGTTTGATCAAAGTATTCAATGAGTGGGAGATCCAGCTACTTGTGCTCCTCAGCTTCACACTACAATTGTTCCTCTTGTTTGCTGGAAACCTTCGGCGCCGCAGGTCCAATGGGTTCCTACGGGTCCTCATTTGGTTAGCTTTCTTGGGGGCAGACTTGGTAGCAGTTTATGCCCTTGGCCTTCTCTCACGACGAGAgaacaacatcaccaccatcattgACAAGGGAAGCCAACCACTAGCTTTCTTTTGGGCACCATTTCTCCTCATCCACCTTGGTGGACAGGACACAGTTACCGCCTTCTCCATGGAGGACAACAACTTGTGGCTGAGGCATTTGCTGAATCTGGTGGTGCAAGTTGTCCTAGCATTCTATGTTTTCTGGAGATCCATCAGAAGCTTAGACAGCTTGGGGTTTCTCACTTCAGGTGTCCTTGTGTTTGTTGCTGGAATTATCAAGTATGGAGAGAGAACATGGTGTCTTAAGCGTGGGAGTCTTAAAGGCCTTGAGAGCTCAACACGGGTCCTAACAACATGGAGTTTTCTGCATCTGGATCCTGCTATTCAGGGCTATTCTAAGGCTGTTTATGATGCTCTCAGGTCAGTGTCATATGCCCTCCACATCTTTTCAGCACGTGGTTACTGTATGAGCAACTTCTACCCGCCAGGAGACATCAACCAAACGGTGAAGATAGGGCGGCTTCAGCTTGGCCTAGTGTACGACGAGCTCTACACAAAGGCTGTTGTACTCAGAACAAAGAGCGCCATGATATTCAGATACATCTCTCAGTTATCCATTGTTGTTGCTTTTGGGCTCTTCCACGCAATTGTAGACAAACAGAGGTATGCCAAAGTCGACATTGCAATCACCTATTCACTATTTATCGGAGGATTTTTCATAGAAGTCTGGTCAATAATACTTAATTCCACGACATCACCACGGACGTGGTTGATGTTGAAGCGCCGGAAGTGGGAGAGGCTTGCGAAGTTGTCctggtttattttttccaatgatatCATTGGCTTGTCGGAGAAGAAGCAACGGTGGCCAAGTTCAATCGGACAGTACGACCTTGTAGGTTGGATGAATGGTACCCGAGGGACTAGATTCAGTCAACGAGTGATGACCGTGGTCATAAGGGTGTTCGTTGGTTTCTTTGGTGGCGAGAAGGTGAATATATTTTGGATGAGCAAAGTGTTAGACACCTGGTACATGGATGCTGATGAGATGACCATGGCGTGTGTTGCAAAGGAGATTATTGTCTTAGATTATGAACTCAGAGGGATGCCCACTCGAGAATGGCCAAATGTTGGCTCGATGTTGGCAAAAAGGATGCAGGGTTTTGAACAATTTTTTGCTAGGACTGTCGTGGAGATGCATGTTCTGACTGAGTTACTCTTGAATAAATACTCCCGTCTTTTAGATTCAGACATGGTAGCATCAGCAGAAGATTATGGTAGTATGGTGCGGGTATGCCGTAAACTATCCAACTATATGATGTACCTTTTGGTTGCCCACCCTACCATGCTGCCACTCACTACCAGCACTGCAGGTCTGTGGATAAATTTTCAGAGCCCATATAAGGTGAGCGATTTGTCAAAGGAAATGGACAAGTACGATCTCCAGCCAACCAAGGAAACAATAGAGGAGATGGTACACATGTGGATGAGGATTCTTCTCTATGCCGCTAGCAAGTCCAGGGCAGAGTTGCACGTGGCGCAACTGGCCAACACGGGAGGGGAGCTCATCACCTTTGCCTGGCTAGTCATGGCTTTCTTCCAGATTGGTGATACCCAAAGGAGAAGGATTTCTATCATGAAAACACCTAATGGAGAGACCAACGCTGAATCGAAGGCTTACGCCTTCGACGTCATTGCAAGTACAAGCGAGCATGGCAGTAG CAGGCCTTCGTCGTCACCGGATGAAAGGGCCGTCGTCATCGAGTGA